Proteins from a single region of Hordeum vulgare subsp. vulgare chromosome 6H, MorexV3_pseudomolecules_assembly, whole genome shotgun sequence:
- the LOC123405477 gene encoding putative cyclin-F2-1, producing MDIMDAFTSELLWGPPIPVALSGSGAEATNIDDYLRAIGSIPALRPVDYYAAMEEPVPSLLLESAVPVSDAAESNNSAMRSLLSDYDADIDFNLRMLEMKVEEPARPDYLKTVQGDRMSPSMRANLVIWMDGFARYYGLAPGVLPRAVSYVDRVLSERTLPMTHMEYELHLLGATAVFTAAKYEEQATIFKINAATIARDCGFASSKEVIAMECKMLAALRYELSTPTAYTFVDHFTRFSKGERDLEVQKLAHQLAETSLVEYRCLQLMPSAVAASAVFLARLILNPMTSQVQKWNREFTELTGYKPTDLILGIECLYMMNPDPRFVVLPAFLQDK from the coding sequence ATGGATATCATGGATGCCTTCACCTCAGAGCTCCTTTGGGGCCCTCCTATCCCCGTCGCCTTATCAGGCAGCGGCGCCGAGGCGACGAACATTGACGACTACCTCCGAGCCATCGGTTCAATTCCTGCTCTTCGACCCGTCGACTACTACGCAGCAATGGAGGAACCCGTACCATCCCTGCTCCTGGAGAGCGCCGTCCCGGTCTCCGATGCCGCAGAATCCAACAACTCGGCCATGCGTTCGCTGCTCTCCGACTACGACGCTGACATCGACTTCAACCTCCGCATGTTGGAGATGAAGGTCGAGGAGCCGGCGAGGCCAGACTACCTGAAGACGGTGCAGGGTGATCGGATGAGCCCGTCGATGCGCGCCAACCTTGTTATCTGGATGGACGGGTTTGCTCGGTACTACGGCCTGGCCCCCGGCGTGCTTCCCCGTGCCGTCTCCTACGTCGACCGTGTCCTGTCAGAGCGAACCTTGCCTATGACTCACATGGAGTATGAGCTCCATCTCCTGGGCGCCACGGCCGTCTTCACCGCCGCCAAGTACGAGGAACAGGCCACCATATTCAAGATAAACGCCGCGACAATTGCCCGCGACTGTGGGTTCGCCAGCAGCAAGGAGGTGATCGCCATGGAGTGCAAGATGTTGGCGGCGCTCCGGTACGAGCTCAGCACACCAACGGCCTACACCTTCGTCGACCACTTCACCAGATTCAGCAAAGGAGAGCGGGACCTGGAGGTTCAGAAGTTGGCGCATCAACTCGCCGAAACATCGCTGGTCGAATACAGATGCCTGCAGCTCATGCCGTCCGCCGTGGCGGCGTCGGCCGTCTTTCTCGCCAGGCTGATCTTGAACCCGATGACCAGCCAGGTGCAAAAGTGGAACAGGGAATTCACCGAACTGACAGGGTACAAGCCCACGGACCTCATCCTTGGCATTGAGTGCTTGTACATGATGAATCCCGATCCTCGCTTCGTGGTCTTGCCTGCGTTTTTGCAAGATAAATAA